Part of the Actinomyces howellii genome, GAGGTGGGTCGTGGCCACCAGCTGCGCGAGGGTCGCCGGGCCCGCCTCGAGCGCGCTCATGACCAGCGCGGCCTTGTCGATCACTCCGACCCCGCTGCTGCTCTCCGCGTCACTCAAGGCGTCCATAATCTGATACTGCCATCCCACGGGCTGAGATCTCAAGTACTTTGGGTCTATTGCTGGCGCAGTGTCGGCACTTTCACGTCGACACCGCGGCCGGAGTCGTGCCCGTGGCCTCCGAGGAGCCCATGGTGCCGGGCTCCGGGCACAGGCCGTCCCAGGAAAGGAAGCGCAGCGATGGGAATGACCCTCGCGCAGAAGGTGTGGCGCGACCACGTCGTCGCCCAGGGTGCCGACGGGGCCCCCGACCTGCTCTACATCGACCTCCACCTCGTCCACGAGGTGACGAGCCCCCAGGCCTTCGAGGGCCTGCGCCTGGCGGGTCGCCGCGTCCGCCGCCCCGACCTGACGCTGGCCACCGAGGACCACAACACCCCGACCCTCGACATCGACCTGCCGATCGCCGACCTGACCAGCCGCACCCAGATCGACACCCTGCGGGCCAACTGCGCCGAGTTCGGGGTGCGTCTGCACTCCCTGGGCGACGCCGACCAGGGTATCGTCCACGCCGTCGGCCCCCAGCTCGGCCTGACCCAGCCGGGCATGACGGTCGTGTGCGGGGACTCCCACACCTCGACCCACGGCGCCTTCGGCGCGCTGGCCTTCGGCATCGGCACGAGCCAGGTCGAGCACGTCCTGGCCACCCAGACCCTGCCCATCGCGCCGTTCAAGACGATGAGCGTGCGCATCGACGGCGAGCTGCCCGAGGGAAGCGGTGCCAAGGACATCATCCTGGCGATCATCGCCAAGATCGGCACCAACGGCGCCCAGGGCCACGTCATCGAGTACCGCGGCCGGGCCATCGAGCAGCTCTCGATGGAGGCGCGCATGACGATCTGCAACATGAGCATCGAGGCCGGCGCACGGGCCGGCATGATCGCCCCCGACCAGACCACCTTCGACTACCTTGCCGGGCGTCCCCACGCCCCGGTGGCCGAGGACTGGGACGAGGCGGTCGCCTACTGGAGCTCCCTGCGCACCGACGACGACGCGGTCTTCGACACCGAGGTCGTCCTGGCGGCGGCCGACATCGAGCCCTACGTCACCTGGGGGACCAACCCCGGCCAGGGCCTGCCGATCTCGGCGAGCGTGCCGGTTCCCGAGGAGATCGCCGACGCCACCGAGCGTCGCGCGGCCGAGCGGGCCATCGAGTACATGGACCTGACTCCCGGCACGCCGCTGCGCGACATCCGGGTCGACGCCGTCTTCCTGGGCAGCTGCACCAACGGCCGCATCGAGGACCTGCGCGCCGCGGCCGAGGTCCTGCGAGGGCGCAGGAAGGCCCCGGGGGTGCGCATGCTCGTCGTGCCCGCCTCGGCGCGCATCCGCATCCAGGCCGAGGCCGAGGGCCTCGACCAGGTCTTCACGGACTTCGGTGCCGAGTGGCGCAACGCCGGCTGCTCGATGTGCCTGGCGATGAACCCCGACAAGCTCGCCCCGGGGGAGCGCGCCGCCTCGACCTCCAACCGCAACTTCGAGGGGCGTCAGGGCAAGGGCGGGCGCACCCACCTCGTGTCCCCGGTCGTCGCCGCCGCCACCGCCGTTCGCGGCACGCTGTCCACCCCCGCCGACCTGGGCGCCTGAGCCGGAGCAAGGAGACCTCCACCATGGACAAGTTCATCCGCCACACCGGCATCGGCGCCCCCCTGCGCCGCAGCGCCGTGGACACCGACCAGATCATCCCCGCGGTCTACC contains:
- the leuC gene encoding 3-isopropylmalate dehydratase large subunit encodes the protein MGMTLAQKVWRDHVVAQGADGAPDLLYIDLHLVHEVTSPQAFEGLRLAGRRVRRPDLTLATEDHNTPTLDIDLPIADLTSRTQIDTLRANCAEFGVRLHSLGDADQGIVHAVGPQLGLTQPGMTVVCGDSHTSTHGAFGALAFGIGTSQVEHVLATQTLPIAPFKTMSVRIDGELPEGSGAKDIILAIIAKIGTNGAQGHVIEYRGRAIEQLSMEARMTICNMSIEAGARAGMIAPDQTTFDYLAGRPHAPVAEDWDEAVAYWSSLRTDDDAVFDTEVVLAAADIEPYVTWGTNPGQGLPISASVPVPEEIADATERRAAERAIEYMDLTPGTPLRDIRVDAVFLGSCTNGRIEDLRAAAEVLRGRRKAPGVRMLVVPASARIRIQAEAEGLDQVFTDFGAEWRNAGCSMCLAMNPDKLAPGERAASTSNRNFEGRQGKGGRTHLVSPVVAAATAVRGTLSTPADLGA